One window from the genome of Chrysemys picta bellii isolate R12L10 chromosome 15, ASM1138683v2, whole genome shotgun sequence encodes:
- the MORN3 gene encoding MORN repeat-containing protein 3 translates to MPIVKYPRTVEPLWTEWDRKAQKCGLRHTIYAVNRDHYTGEWLDNLKHGKGTQTWKSTGAIYNGDWKFGKRDGYGTYSIPDPVTKEYKKVYSGWWKNDKKCGYGIKFYSDMEYYEGEWSGGKRSGWGRMYYKDGSIYEGQWLEDQHSGQGMLRLTNENRYEGMWKEGKKHGLGKFFYLNKGQLFEGFWVADIPKCGTMIDFGREEAPTPTQYPIPKIELANPDDVLEEAQAMLDDSQE, encoded by the exons ATGCCCATTGTAAAATATCCTAGGACCGTAGAGCCTCTCTGGACTGAATGGGACAGGAAAGCACAGAAATGTGGATTAAGACATACAATTTATGCTGTCAATAGGGATCACTATACTGGAGAATGGTTGGACAATTTGAAGCATG GTAAAGGTACACAGACCTGGAAAAGTACAGGCGCAATATATAATGGTGACTGGAAGTTTGGAAAACGGGATGGATATGGAACATACAGCATTCCTGACCCTGTAACTAAAGAATACAAGAAAGTGTATTCAGGCTGGTGGAAAAATGACAAAAAATGT GGCTATGGAATTAAGTTTTACTCGGACATGGAATATTATGAAGGGGAATGGAGTGGCGGGAAAAGAAGCGGCTGGGGCAGAATGTACTACAAGGATGGATCCATTTATGAAGGACAATGGTTGGAAGACCAACACAGTGGCCAAGGAATGCTTCGCTTAA CAAATGAAAATCGGTATGAAGGAATGTGGAAAGAGGGAAAGAAACATGGCCTAGGAAAGTTTTTCTACCTGAATAAAGGCCAGTTGTTTGAAGGTTTCTGGGTAGCAGATATTCCAAAGTGTGGAACTATGATTGACTTTGGACGAGAAGAAGCTCCTACTCCTACGCAGTATCCAATACCCAAG attGAACTGGCCAATCCAGATGATGTTTTAGAAGAGGCCCAGGCAATGCTTGATGACAGCCAAGAATGA
- the LOC101940211 gene encoding calcium release-activated calcium channel protein 1 isoform X4: MVEVQLEPTHVYPPGLLIAFSACTTVLVAVHLFALMISTCILPNIEAVSNVHNLNSVKESPHERMHRHIELAWAFSTVIGTLLFLAEVVLLCWVKFLPLKRHPLVSANDNNSTITPGEAAAIASTSIMVPFGLIFIVFAVHFYRSLVSHKTDRQFQELNELAEFARLQDQLDHRGDTLPPPGSHFA; encoded by the coding sequence ATGGTGGAGGTTCAGCTAGAGCCAACACATGTCTACCCTCCAGGTCTCTTGATAGCTTTCAGTGCCTGTACTACTGTGCTTGTTGCTGTTCACCTCTTTGCTCTCATGATAAGTACCTGCATTCTTCCAAATATAGAGGCTGTTAGTAATGTGCACAATCTCAACTCTGTAAAGGAGTCTCCGCATGAGCGTATGCACCGGCACATTGAGCTCGCCTGGGCATTTTCCACTGTCATTGGGACTTTGCTCTTCCTTGCAGAGGTGGTGCTGCTCTGTTGGGTGAAATTTCTTCCACTGAAGAGGCATCCTCTTGTTTCAGCCAATGACAACAATTCTACTATCACCCCAGGagaggcagcagccattgcctcAACATCTATTATGGTTCCTTTTGGATTGATTTTCATTGTGTTTGCAGTCCACTTCTATAGGTCACTGGTGAGCCACAAAACAGACAGGCAATTTCAAGAATTGAATGAACTTGCTGAGTTTGCACGACTCCAGGATCAGCTGGACCACAGAGGCGACACCTTGCCACCTCCTGGCAGCCATTTTGCATAA